CGCGCGCCTGGAGGTGCAGCGCTGCGATGCATCGGTGAAGTGGGCCCGGCTGGATAGCGCGCCGTTCACTGACCGCCTGGTACGCAAGTTCCGGCTGCCGGTCACCGGCTGGCGCGGACGGTAGCGCGTGCTCTCCGAAATTCGGATCGAGTCGCTAGGCGCGATCAGCGTTGCGACCGCCGAATTCGACAGCGGCTTAACGGTTTTGACCGGCGAAACTGGCACCGGAAAGACGATGGTGGTGACCAGCCTGCACCTGCTCGGCGGAGCGCGTGCCGACGCCAACCGAGTACGCTCCGGCGCCGAGCGGGCGGTCGTCGAAGGGCGTTTCACCACCGCCGATCTCGACGACAGTGCGACGGCGTTGCTCGACGAGTTGCTCGATGGCTCCGGGGCCGAACGCGACGAGGACGGCAGCATCATCGCGCTGCGCTCAGTCAGCCGCGACGGTCCGTCGCGCGCCTATCTCGGAGGGCGCAGCGTGCCGGCGAAGTCGCTGAGCGGGTTCACCGCCGAATTGCTGACGCTGCACGGCCAGAACGACCAGCTACGGCTGATGCGCCCCGACGAGCAGCGCGGCGCGCTGGACCGGTTCGCCGGCGTCGACGCCCGGCTGGAGAAGTACCGCAAGATCCGCGACGCTTGGCAGAGCGCGCGGCGCGACTACATCGACCGCAGCAACCGGGCTCGCGAGCTGGCGCAGGAAGCCGACCGACTCAAGTTCGCTCTCAACGAGATCGACACCGTCGACCCCGCCGCGGGTGAAGACGACACACTGGTCGGCGACATTCGCCGGCTCTCCGAGCTGGATGCGCTGCGCGAGGCCGCATCCGGCGCGCGCGTCGCGCTGGCCGGCGCGGGCGATGAGGCCGGCGCGGACCCCACGGCTCAGATCGCCTCCGCGGCGGACTGCCTCGCGCGCGCAAAGACGTCCCTGGAGTCCACCGACGACACGACGTTGCGGGCGCTGGCCACCCAGCTCGAGGAAGCCCTCACCGTGGTCGGCGACGCCTCGCGCGAACTCGGTGGATATCTGAGCGAATTACCCTCGGACGCCAGCACTTTGGATGGCAAGCTGGCCAGGCAGGCGGAGTTACGCACCCTCACCCGCAAGTACGCCGCCGATATCGACGGCGTCTTGGCGTGGGCCCGTGAGGCCCGCGACCGGCTCGCCCAGCTGGACGTCTCAGAGGAGGCGCTGGCCGGCCTCCAACGACGAGTCGACGAATTGGCTGTCGAATTGGCCGGTGCGGCAGGGGAACTCAGCAAAGCGCGAACCGGCGCCGCCAAGAAGCTCGCCAAGGAAGTCACCGCGGAGCTATCCGGCCTCGCGATGGCCGACGCCGAGTTCACCATCACCGTGTCGACAATGCCGGCCACCGCCGACGATCCCGCGGCGCTGCCGCTGGCCTCCGGGGAGCAGGCGCACGCCGGCGGCGACGGCGTCGACCTGGTCGAGTTCGGCTTCGCCGCGCACCGGGGGATGACGGTGTTACCCCTGGCCAAGAGTGCCTCCGGCGGTGAGCTGTCGCGCGTGATGCTGGCCCTGGAAGTCGTCCTGGCCGCCTCGACCACCGGCACCACAATGGTGTTCGACGAGGTGGACGCCGGCGTCGGCGGCCGGGCCGCGGTGCAGATCGGCAAACGGCTGGCGCGGCTGGCCCACAACCGACAGGTCATTGTCGTGACGCACCTGCCCCAGGTTGCGGCTTACGCCGACACCCATCTCATGGTCGACACCAACGGCAAGAACGGGGCCAGCGGTGTCCGGCGGCTCGAGGGCGACGACCGCGTCGCCGAACTCGCCAGAATGCTGGCCGGACTGGGCGATTCGGACACCGCCCGCGCCCACGCCCGCGAGCTGCTCGACGCCGCAGACTGTGACCGTATTGCGACCTAAAGAGGCGTTTGACGCTGTGACTGGTGTGACACGATGTAACTTCTGAGGCCTTTGTTACGGCGCGCCTCCCCGCTCAGTCTTGGGTTGACCGACAGAATCGCCTCCATGAGCGTGACCACCACCTTGTCCTCACTGTTGTCCCGCAACACGTCACGGCCGGGCGTCTACGGCACGGCACGCGTCGACCGCGATATCGACCGCCTGCTGCGCCGCGTGTGCCCCGGCGACATCGTGGTTCTCGACGTGCTGGACCTGGACCGGATCACCGCGGACGCCCTCGTCGACGCCGAGATCGCCGCCGTGGTCAACGCATCCCCGTCCGTGTCGGGCCGCTACCCGAACCTGGGGCCGGAGGTGCTGCTGGCCAACGGCGTCACGCTGATCGACGAGACCGGGACCGATGTCTTCAAAAAGGTGAAGGACGGCTCGAAGGTTCGCCTCTACAACGGCGGTGTCTACGCCGGTGACCGTCGACTGATCCGCGGTACCGAGCGCACCGACGAAGAAATCGCCACCCTGATGCAGGAAGCCAAGAGCGGGCTCGTATCGCATCTGGAAGCGTTCGCGGGCAACACGATTGAGTTCATCCGAAGCGAAAGCCCGCTGCTGATCGACGGCATTGGCATCCCCGACGTCGACATCGAACTGCGCCGTCGCCACGTCGTGGTCGTGGCCGATGAAGATGACGCCGCCGACGACCTCAAGCGGCTCAAGCCGTTCATCAAGGAATATCAACCGGTGCTGATCGGTGTCGGCACCGGGGCAGATGTGTTGCGCAAGGCCGGATATCGTCCGCAACTCATCGTCGGGGACCCCAGCAACCTCAGCGACGAAGTGCTCAAGAGCGGCGCTCAGGTGGTACTGCCGGCCGACGCCGACGGGCACGCGCCGGGACTGGAGCGGATACAAGACCTCGGAGTCGGCGCGATGACGTTCCCGGCGGCGGGATCGCCGGCCGACCTGGCGCTGTTGCTGGCCGACCACCATGGCGCCGCGCTGCTGGTGACGGCCGGGCACCGCGCCAACATCGAGACATTCTTCGACCGCACCCGCCAGCACAGCAACCCGTCGACCTTCCTCACCCGGCTCAGGGTGGGAGAGAAGGTCGTCGACGCGAAAGCCGTTGCGACGCTGTACCACAACCGGATCTCCGGCGGTGCGATCGCACTGCTGATCCTGACGATGCTGTTGTCGGTCATTGCCGCGCTGTGGGTGTCGCGGACCGACACGGTGGTGCTGCACTGGGTCGCGACGTACTGGAACCACTTCTTCTTGTGGCTGCAGCACTGGATCCACTAGGACGGTAGCGACGTGATATCTCTTCGCCAGCATGCGATTTCGTTGGCCGCGGTGTTCCTGGCCCTGGCGGTGGGAGTCGTACTCGGGTCGGGCTTTCTGTCCAACACGCTGGTCTCCGGGCTGCGCGACGAGACCAAGACGCTGCACAAGCAGATCGACGGGCTCAACGGCGACAAGAGCGTTCTGAACGCAAAGATCAACTCCGCCAACGCCTTCGACGCGCAGATGGCCGGCCGGATGGTGCACGACACGCTGAACGGCAAGTCGCTGGTCATCTTCCGCGCGCCCGACGCCAAAGACGAAGACGTGGACGCGGTGTCGAAGATCGTCGGCCAGGCCGGGGGAGCGGTCACCGGGACGGTGACCCTGACGCAGGAGTTCGTCGACGCCAACTCCGCGGAAAAGCTGCACTCGGTGGTCAACTCGTCGGTGCTACCCGCGGGCGCCCAGCTCAGCACCAAATTGGTCGACCAAGGCTCACAGGCCGGCGACCTGTTGGGCATCGCTCTGCTGATCAACCGTGATCCGGCCGTCCCTCCGGTCGACGACCCGCAGCGCGACACCGTGCTCGCCGCGCTGCGCGACACCGGCTTCATCGCATTCGGCAGCCAGCACATCGGTGCGGCCAACGGCGCCCTCGTCGTCACTGGCGGCTCGCTGAACAACGACGCCGGAAATCAGGGCGTCAGCGTCGCCCGGTTCGCGGCCGCGCTCGCACCGCACGGTTCGGGCGTCGTCCTGGCCGGCCGCGACGGCTCGTCGGACGGGCCCGCGGCCGTCGGTGTCGCCCGCGCGGACGCCGCCGTGACCCCGGTGATCAGCACCGTCGACGACGTGGACGCGTCGTCTGGCCGGGTCACCGCGATCCTGGGTGTGGCCGACCTGATCAATGGCGGCCACACCGGTCAGTACGGCACCGGCCACCGCAGCACCAGCCTCACGGTCGCCTCGTAACGGCTCCAGCCGCTGCGAGTCAGCAGCCCGGGTCGTGGCTCGAGGTTTTCCCGGCCGCGAGTTCTGTTTCGCGTCAGAGGGCGTGTCAGCGACGCGTCGGCGCACTGTTTGTTAGGGTGAGTTTCCGTGGGTCGGCAGGCCCAAAAGCTGGAAAACAGCCCTCACCAGAGGCTAGCCCTGCGCCGTCATCACGGAGGTCGCCAACTTGCGAAAGCATCCGCAGACCGCCACCAAGCATCTCTTCGTCAGCGGCGGGGTCGTGTCGTCGCTCGGTAAGGGACTCACCGCGAGTAGCCTCGGCCAGCTGCTGACCGCCCGCGGATTGCAGGTGACGATGCAGAAGCTGGATCCCTACCTCAACGTCGATCCCGGAACAATGAACCCGTTCCAGCACGGCGAGGTGTTCGTCACCGAGGACGGGGCCGAGACCGACCTCGACGTCGGTCATTACGAGCGTTTTCTCGACCGTGACCTGTCCGGGTCGGCCAATGTCACTACCGGACAGGTGTATTCGACGGTCATCGCCAAGGAACGCCGCGGCGAGTACCTCGGCGACACCGTCCAAGTCATCCCGCACATCACCGACGAGATCAAGAGTCGGATCTTGGCGATGGCCGAACCGGACGCCGACGGCAATCGACCCGATGTCGTCATCACCGAGATCGGCGGCACCGTCGGTGACATCGAGTCTCAGCCGTTCCTGGAAGCGGCGCGCCAGGTGCGCCATGACATCGGCCGGGAGAACGCGTTCTTCCTGCACGTGTCGCTGATCCCCTACCTGGCGCCGTCGGGGGAGCTGAAGACCAAGCCCACCCAGCACTCGGTGAACGCGCTCCGCAGCATCGGTATCACTCCCGACGCGCTGATCCTGCGCTGCGATCGGGATGTGCCCGAACCCCTGAAGAACAAGATCGCGCTCATGTGCGACGTCGACATCGACGGGATCATCTCCACACCCGACGCGCCGTCGATCTACGACATCCCGAAGGTGCTGCACCGCGAAGAGCTGGATGCCTACGTCGTGCGCAGGCTCAACCTGCCGTTCCGTGACGTCGACTGGACGGAGTGGGACGACCTACTGCGTCGCGTGCACGACCCGCAGGAGACCGTCCGAATTGCGTTGGTGGGCAAATACATCGACCTCTCCGATGCATACCTGTCGGTCAGTGAGGCGTTGCGTGCGGCGGGTTTCAAGCACCGCGCGAAGGTCGAGATCCGCTGGGTGGGATCCGACGACTGCGAGACGGCCGGTGGCGCGGCGGCGGTCCTCGATGACGTCCACGGCGTACTGATTCCCGGCGGGTTCGGCATCCGCGGCATCGAGGGCAAGATCGGCGCGATCCGGCATGCCCGCGCGCGTGGGCTGCCGGTGCTCGGACTCTGCCTCGGGATGCAGTGCATCGTGATCGAGGCCGCCCGGTCGGTCGGACTGGCCGGAGCCAACTCCGCGGAGTTCGATCCAGACACCACCGACCCGGTGATCTCGACGATGGCCGACCAGGAAGAGATCGTCGCCGGCGAAGCCGACCTCGGCGGCACCATGCGACTGGGCGCCTACCCGGCGGTCCTCGAGCCGGGTTCGATTGTGGCGCAGGCATATCAGGCAACCGAGGTGTCCGAGCGGCATCGGCACCGTTACGAGGTCAACAACGCCTACCGGGAGCGCATCGCCGAGAGCGGGCTGAAATTCTCCGGCACCTCTCCGGACGGGCATCTGGTCGAGTTCGTCGAATACCCGGCGGACATGCACTCGTTCGTCGTCGGCACCCAGGCGCACCCCGAACTCAAGAGCCGACCGACCAGACCCCATCCGCTGTTCACCGGTTTCATCGGTGCGGCAATCGAATACAAGGCGGCCGAGCGGCTGTCGCTGGAGATTCCGGAGCGACGGGCCAACGGCAACGAGCACCACGAGGACGCGGAGTCGTCGCTGTCCGAGCCCGAGCCCGTTACCCGTGGGTGAGCACGACTTCGAGACGACCTCGTCCGAATTGCTGCACAGCGGAAAGATATTCGCGCTGCGAATCGATCAGGTTCGGATGCCCGACGGTACGGTCAAGGCCCGCGAAGTCGTCGAACATTTTGGTGCGGTGGCGATCGTGGCCATGGATAAACACGGCCGAATTCCGCTGGTGTATCAGTACCGTCACCCGTTCGGCCGCCGGCTGCGCGAGCTACCCGCCGGACTGCTCGACGTCGGCGACGAGACCCCGCAGCTCGCCGCCGCCCGTGAGTTGCGGGAGGAGGCCGGGCTGACGGCCGAAACGTGGCAGGTACTGGTCGATCTTGATTCCGAGCCCGGCTTCAGCGACGAGTCGGTGCGGATCTATCTGGCCACCGAGCTGACCGAGGTCGACAAGCCCGAAGCTCACGACGAAGAAGCCGACATGACGATGGACTGGTACTCCATCCCCGAGGCGGTGCGGCGCATCTTCAGCGGAGACATCGTCAATTCTCTTGCCGTAAGCGGCATTCTGGCCGCCTATGCAGTCACCGAGGGACTCGCGGAGCCGCGGCCGGTGGATGCACCGTGGACCGATCGCCCGACGGCGTTCGCCGCGCGAAAGGCGTCCGGATGACGACGTTGGCACCGCCGCTGGAGGGCCAGCTGCAGGGTTACCTCGATCACCTGACGATCGAGCGCGGTGTCGCGGCGAACACGTTGAGCTCCTACCGGCGCGATCTGCGACGGTATTTCGAGCATCTGATGTCGCGCAGCGTCGATGATCTGGCCAAGGCCCGCGAGGACGACGTCAGCGAATTCCTGATGTCGCTGCGGCGCGGCGACCCGGACTCCGGCGTCGTACCACTGTCCGCGGTATCGGCCGCGCGAACGCTGATCGCGGTGCGCGGATTTCACCGCTTCGCAGCGGCCGAAGGCCTCGCCGAGGTCGACGTCGCGCAAGCCGTCAAACCCCCGACGCCGGGCCGGCGACTGCCCAAGAGCCTCAGCCTGGATCAGGTGCTCGCGCTGCTGGCCGGTGCCGGCGGCGACAGCCCCTCCGACGGACCCCTGACGTTGCGCAACCGCGCGCTGCTCGAGCTGTTGTATTCCACCGGCGCGCGCATCTCCGAGGCGGTCGGACTCGACGTGGATGACGTTGACACGCACGCCCGTTCGGTGCTGCTCCGGGGTAAAGGCGGCAAGCAGCGGCTGGTGCCGATCGGTCGCCCGGCGGTGGCGGCGTTGGACGCCTACATGGTCCGCGGGCGTTCGGAGTTGGCGCGTCGCGGGCGCGGCACGCCGGCCATCTTCCTCAACGCCCGCGGCGGTCGGCTGTCCCGGCAGAGTGCGTGGCAGGTGCTGCAGGACTCCGCGGAGCGCGCAGGAATCACCTCGGGCGTCTCGCCGCACACGTTGCGGCACTCGTTCGCCACGCATCTGCTCGAAGGTGGCGCCGACGTCCGCGTCGTCCAGGAGTTGCTCGGGCACGCGTCGGTGACCACCACGCAGATCTACACCATGGTGACCGTGCACGCGTTGCGCGAAGTGTGGGCCGAAGCCCACCCGCGGGCCCGCTGACTTCGCGAACGTCGAGTTGATGGGGCCCAATCGCCAAAATCTCGACAACAAGTCGACGCTCGGCGACGACTAGCCGAGGTATTCCGACTCCAGCACCAGGTCCGAGACCAGGCTCTGATACTCCAGATGCGCTTTGTGCTCGGTGGTGTTCCACAGCTTGCCCTGCTGCTGACGCATGTATTCGCGGTACTTGGGCGCACCCGGGACTCGTACGTTATCGGCCACCGCGATCGACCCTCCGTGCAGCCAGCCCCGATCGAGGATGCTCTGCAGGTCGAGCAGATACGCATCCTTGTCGTGGTCGAGGAAGACGAAATCCAATGTGCCAGAATCGAAGCCGAGCGCGTCGAGCGTCCGGCCACCGTCCCCGATAGTGCCGACGACGCAGGTGATCCGGTCAGCGACGCCGGCGTGTGCCCAGATGCGGCGGGCATTCGCGGCGTTGGCTTCGGCGAGCTCGACGGAGTACACGTGCGCGCCCGGTGCCGCACGGGCAATGCGCAGCGCGCCGTAGCCGCAGTAGGTGCCCAGCTCGAGCGCGAGCTTCGGGCCGGCACGGCGAACGGCCGCGTCGAGCAGAACGCCCTTCTCGTCACCGACGTTGATCAGCATCGACTTCTCGTAGGCGAACCGGTCGATGGTCGCGATGACGTCGTCGATATCGCCGGCCCGAGCGTGATTGAGCACGTACTCGACCGCCGCGGCCTCGCGGCCGTCGCCGATCTGGCCGGTCGTGGTGATGTTGCGCGCGCTGGTCGCCAACCGCCAGAACGACCATCGCAGCAGGGGGATGCGCTGCTTCAGACTCATGATCGCCACCCTAGTCCGCAGGACGGGGCAGCCGGTGGCTGCCAAATTCGCAGGTGACGTTGTTGCGGGTCTCCCGGCGCGGGCGCTCGTAACCGTTACACTTTCGTGCCATGCCCGCAGTTGTCCGCCCGCCGCATGAATGGCGCCGCGCGTGACTGACGAGGCCGACAGCGGCACTCAAATCGGCCTGACCGGGCGTCCGCCGCGGGCGGTTCCGGAACCGAAGCCGCGCACGTCGCACGGACCGGCCAAGGTCATCGCGATGTGCAACCAGAAGGGCGGCGTCGGCAAGACCACGTCGACAATCAATCTGGGTGCCGCGCTGGCCGAGTACGGCCGCCGGGTGCTGCTCGTCGACCTCGACCCGCAGGGTGCGCTGTCCGCGGGGCTGGGCGTGCCGCACTACGAGCTGGAACACACGATTCACAACCTGTTGGTCGAGCCGCGGGTGTCGCTGGACCACGTCCTGATGCACACTCGGGTCAAGAACCTGGATCTGGTGCCCAGCAACATCGACCTGTCCGCTGCGGAGATCCAACTCGTCAACGAGGTCGGTCGCGAGCAGACGCTGTCACGTGCGCTGCATCCGGTGCTGGACCGCTACGACTACGTCTTGATCGACTGCCAGCCCTCACTGGGCCTGCTCACGGTCAACGGCCTGGCCTGTTCCGACGGCGTCGTCATCCCGACCGAGTGTGAGTTCTTCTCGCTGCGTGGCCTGGCCCTGCTGACCGACACCGTCGAGAAGGTCCGCGACCGGCTGAACCCGAAACTAGACATCAGCGGCATCCTGATCACCCGCTACGACCCGCGGACCGTCAACTCCCGCGAGGTGATGTCCCGCGTCGTCGAGCGATTCGGCGATCTGGTGTTCGACACGGTCATCACCCGCACTGTCCGATTCCCGGAGACCAGCGTCGCCGGCGAACCGATCACCTCCTGGGCACCGAGATCCGGCGGCGCGGCCGCCTACCGCTCGTTGGCCCGCGAAGTGATCGACCGGTTCGGCGCGTGACCGACGGAACGACCTGCGAGGCACCCACCCAGAACGGCTTCCAGGTCAGGCTGACCAATTTCGAGGGACCGTTCGACCTTCTGCTGCAGCTGATCTTCGCGCACCGCCTCGACGTCACCGAGGTCGCGCTGCATCAGGTCACCGACGACTTCATCGCCTACACCAAGGCCATCGGCGCCGACCTCGAACTCGAGGAGACCACCGCCTTCCTGGTGGTCGCCGCGACGCTGCTCGATCTCAAAGCCGCTCGGTTGCTGCCGTCTGGTCAGGTGACCGACGAGGAGGATCTCGCGCTGCTGGAGGTTCGCGACCTGCTGTTCGCCCGCCTCCTGCAATACCGGGCGTTCAAGCACGTCGCAATGATGTTCGGCGAGCTCGAGGCCGCCGCGCTGCGCAGCTACCCCCGCGCGGTCGCGTTGGAGGACCAGTTCGCCGACCTGCTGCCCGAAGTCATGCTCGGGGTGGACGCCCAGACCTTCGCCGATATCGCCGCGACCGCGTTCACTCCGCGGCCGGTGCCGACGGTGGGCACCGAGCACTTACACCAGGTGTACGTGTCCGTCCCCGAGCAGGCCAAGCGACTGCTGTGGTTTCTGGAGCAGCGCGGAATCGGACAGTGGGCGTCGTTCTCTGATCTCGTCGCCGAGTGCGAACCGATCGAGATCGTCGGTCGCTTCCTGGCGCTGCTCGAGCTGTATCGCTCCCGGGCGGTAGCATTCGACCAGTCAGAACCGCTTGGTGTGCTCCAGGTTTCGTGGACCGGAGAACAACCGACCAACGCAGAATTCCGGGACGAATACCAATGACCGCCAACGACGATGCCGAGCGCAGCGACGCGGAGGAGTCGGGCACCGATCAGCCCATCGACGCTGACCTGGGTAACGACGAGCCCGACCCAGACCTCGAAACGTCCGAGACGAACCTGGGCATCGACGTCGCTACCGCCCCAGAACTCGAAGACGGCGAGCTTGGCGCGGTGCTGGAGGCGCTGCTGCTGGTGGTCGACACCCCGGTGACCGTCGAGGCGTTGGCGGCGGCCACCGAGCAGCCCGCCTACCGCGTCGCCGCCAAGCTTCGGCTGATGGCTGACGACCTGACCGAACAGGACAGCGGCATAGACCTTCGCGAGGCCGGCGGGGGATGGCGGCTCTACACTCGGGCACGCTTCGCGCCCTACGTGGAACGACTCCTACTGGACGGGTCGCGCTCGAAACTCACCAGGGCCGCCCTGGAAACCCTGGCGGTGGTGGCCTACCGGCAGCCGGTGACGCGTGCGCGGGTGAGCGCGGTCCGCGGCGTCAACGTCGACGCCGTGATGCGAACGCTGCTGGCCCGCGGTCTGATCACGGAGGCCGGCGCCGACACCGACACCGGCGCATCGACCTTCGCCACGACGGAGTTGTTCCTCGAACGCCTCGGACTGTCGTCGCTGACCGACCTTCCCGACATCGCTCCGCTGCTTCCCGACGTCGACATGATCGACGATCTCAGCGAAACCCTGGACGATGAGCCACGTTTCGCAAAGCTTGGCGGCGGCCCGGTCTCCGACGACCAGCCGCTGTCGTTCGACGTGGACAACGAATGATCGCCGGTGCCGGCGAATCCGACGGGATTCGCCTTCAAAAAGTGCTGTCTCAGGCCGGGATTGCGTCACGCCGGGTAGCCGAGCGGATGATCATCGACGGCCGCGTCGAGGTCGACGGGCAGGTGATCACCGAACTGGGCACCCGGGTCGACCCGGACGCGTCGGAGATTCGGGTCGACGGCGCCCGGGTGATCTTGGACGACTCGATGGTCTACCTGGCACTGAACAAGCCGCAGGGCATGCACTCGACCATGTCCGACGACCGCGGTCGTCCCTGCATCGGCGACCTGGTCGAGCACCGAGTTCGCGGCAACAAGAAGCTCTTTCACGTCGGCCGGCTCGACGCCGACACCGAGGGGCTGATCCTGCTGACCAACGACGGCGAACTCGCGCACCGGCTGATGCACCCGTCGTACGAGATCCCCAAGACTTATGTGGCCACCGTGAACGGGACGGTGCCGCGCGGCCTGGGTAAGAAGCTGCGGGATGGAATCGAGCTGGAGGACGGCCCCATAGCCGTCGACGATTTCGCGGTGGTCGACGCAGTTCCCGGTAAGACGTTGATTCGGGTCACGCTGCACGAAGGGCGCAAGCGCATCGTGCGCCGCATGCTGAAGGCCGTGGGCTTTCCGGTGCAGGCGTTGGTGCGCACCGACATCGGAGCGGTGACACTCGGCGATCAGCGTCCGGGCAGCATCCGGGCGTTGCGCCGCAATGAGATCGGTGAGCTCTACAAAGCGGTCGGGCTGTGAGCGCCGTTGTCGCCGTCGACGGCCCGGCCGGAACCGGAAAGTCGTCGGTGTCAAGGGGATTGGCGCGGACCCTGCACGCTCGCTACCTCGACACCGGTGCCATGTACCGCATCGCCACCTTGGCGGTGCTGCGGGCCGGAGTCGACCCCGCCGACCATGAAGCCGTGCAGGCCGTGGCCGCGAGCGCGAACATGTCCGTCGGCCACGACCCGGACGAGGACCGCAGTTACCTTGACGGCGAAGATGTTTCATCGGAGATTCGCGGCGACGCGGTAACCGGAGCGGTGTCAGCCGTCTCATCGGTTCCCGCCGTGCGCGCCCGACTGGTCGATCTGCAGCGCCGACTCGCGGGCGGGAACGGCGGCGTCGTCGTCGAAGGACGCGACATCGGCACCGTCGTCCTGCCGGACGCCGACCTCAAGATCTTCCTGACCGCCTCGGCCGAGACCCGGGCGCGACGCCGTAACGATCAGAACGTCGCGGCCGGCCTGCCCGACGACTACGACGGTGTGCTCGCCGACGTCCGGCGCCGAGACCACCTGGATTCGACGCGCCTGGTGTCGCCGCTGCGGGCCGCCGACGATGCGGTGGTCGTCGACACCAGCGAGATGACCGAGTCCGAGGTTGTCGACCACCTCGTGCACCTGGTCGAGGAGATCAGCCGATGAGCGAAGACGGCACCTGGGTCGACGAAAGCGACTGGGAATCAACCGAATTCGTCGAGCCAACCGACGAGGTGGCCGGCGGACCGTCGCCGGTGGTGGCGATCGTGGGGCGACCGAACGTCGGCAAGTCGACGCTCGTCAACCGGATCCTGGGCCGACGAGAAGCGGTGGTACAGGACATTCCGGGCGTGACCCGCGACCGCGTCTCCTACTACGCGCTGTGGATCGGTCGCCGGTTCGTGGTGCAGGACACCGGCGGGTGGGAGCCCGACGCGAAGGGTCTGCAACAGTTGGTGGCCGAACAGGCCGCCGTGGCCATGCGCACCGCCGACGCCATCATCCTGGTGGTGGACGCGGTCGTCGGCGCGACGGCCGGCGACGAGGCGGCCGCCCGCATCCTGCGCCGCTCCGGCAAGCCGGTCTTCCTGGCCGCCAACAAGGTCGACAGCGACAAGGGCGAATCTGACGCGGCGGCGCTGTGGTCGCTGGGAATCGGTGAGCCGCATGCGATCAGCGCGATGCACGGTCGTGGCGTCGGCGATCTGCTCGACGCCGTGGTCGAATCCTTGCCCGCCGTCGCGGAACTCGGCTCCAGCCAGGGCGGTCCACGCCGGGTGGCGTTGGTCGGCAAGCCCAACGTCGGCAAGAGTTCGCTGCTGAACCGCCTCGCGGGTGATGAGCGGTCGGTCGTGCACGATGTCGCCGGCACCACCGTCGACCCGGTGGACTCGCTGATCGAATTGGACGGCAAGATCTGGCGATTCGTCGATACAGCCGGCCTGCGGCGCAAGGTCGGACAAGCCAGCGGCCACGAGTTCTACGCATCCGTGCGCACCCACGGCGCGATCGACGCGGCCGAGGTGGTGATCGTGCTGATCGACGGGTCGATGCCGCTGACCGAACAGGACCTGCGGGTGCTGTCGATGGTCGTCGAGGCCGGCCGCGCATTGGTCCTGGCCTTCAACAAGTGGGATCTCGTCGACGAGGACCGGCGCTACCTGCTGGACAAGGAGATCGACCGCGAATTGGTCCAGATTCGTTGGGCGCAGCGGGTGAACATTTCCGCGAAGACGGGACGCGCGGTGCAGAAGCTGGTGCCCGCGCTGGAAAGCGCACTGGCGTCATGGGATACCCGGATCGGCACCGGCCGACTGAACACCTGGGTCAAGGAAATCGTCGCCGCAACGCCGCCGCCGGTGCGCGGCGGTAAGCAGCCTCGCATCCTCTTCGCCACCCAGGCGACCACCCGACCGCCGACCTTCGTGTTGTTCACCAGTGGCTTCCTGGAGGCGGGGTATCGCCGGTTCCTGGAGCGGCGCCTACGCGAAACATTCGGGTTCGAGGGTAGCCCGGTCCGCATC
The sequence above is a segment of the Candidatus Mycobacterium wuenschmannii genome. Coding sequences within it:
- the recN gene encoding DNA repair protein RecN, with the protein product MLSEIRIESLGAISVATAEFDSGLTVLTGETGTGKTMVVTSLHLLGGARADANRVRSGAERAVVEGRFTTADLDDSATALLDELLDGSGAERDEDGSIIALRSVSRDGPSRAYLGGRSVPAKSLSGFTAELLTLHGQNDQLRLMRPDEQRGALDRFAGVDARLEKYRKIRDAWQSARRDYIDRSNRARELAQEADRLKFALNEIDTVDPAAGEDDTLVGDIRRLSELDALREAASGARVALAGAGDEAGADPTAQIASAADCLARAKTSLESTDDTTLRALATQLEEALTVVGDASRELGGYLSELPSDASTLDGKLARQAELRTLTRKYAADIDGVLAWAREARDRLAQLDVSEEALAGLQRRVDELAVELAGAAGELSKARTGAAKKLAKEVTAELSGLAMADAEFTITVSTMPATADDPAALPLASGEQAHAGGDGVDLVEFGFAAHRGMTVLPLAKSASGGELSRVMLALEVVLAASTTGTTMVFDEVDAGVGGRAAVQIGKRLARLAHNRQVIVVTHLPQVAAYADTHLMVDTNGKNGASGVRRLEGDDRVAELARMLAGLGDSDTARAHARELLDAADCDRIAT
- a CDS encoding copper transporter produces the protein MISLRQHAISLAAVFLALAVGVVLGSGFLSNTLVSGLRDETKTLHKQIDGLNGDKSVLNAKINSANAFDAQMAGRMVHDTLNGKSLVIFRAPDAKDEDVDAVSKIVGQAGGAVTGTVTLTQEFVDANSAEKLHSVVNSSVLPAGAQLSTKLVDQGSQAGDLLGIALLINRDPAVPPVDDPQRDTVLAALRDTGFIAFGSQHIGAANGALVVTGGSLNNDAGNQGVSVARFAAALAPHGSGVVLAGRDGSSDGPAAVGVARADAAVTPVISTVDDVDASSGRVTAILGVADLINGGHTGQYGTGHRSTSLTVAS
- a CDS encoding CTP synthase; translation: MRKHPQTATKHLFVSGGVVSSLGKGLTASSLGQLLTARGLQVTMQKLDPYLNVDPGTMNPFQHGEVFVTEDGAETDLDVGHYERFLDRDLSGSANVTTGQVYSTVIAKERRGEYLGDTVQVIPHITDEIKSRILAMAEPDADGNRPDVVITEIGGTVGDIESQPFLEAARQVRHDIGRENAFFLHVSLIPYLAPSGELKTKPTQHSVNALRSIGITPDALILRCDRDVPEPLKNKIALMCDVDIDGIISTPDAPSIYDIPKVLHREELDAYVVRRLNLPFRDVDWTEWDDLLRRVHDPQETVRIALVGKYIDLSDAYLSVSEALRAAGFKHRAKVEIRWVGSDDCETAGGAAAVLDDVHGVLIPGGFGIRGIEGKIGAIRHARARGLPVLGLCLGMQCIVIEAARSVGLAGANSAEFDPDTTDPVISTMADQEEIVAGEADLGGTMRLGAYPAVLEPGSIVAQAYQATEVSERHRHRYEVNNAYRERIAESGLKFSGTSPDGHLVEFVEYPADMHSFVVGTQAHPELKSRPTRPHPLFTGFIGAAIEYKAAERLSLEIPERRANGNEHHEDAESSLSEPEPVTRG
- the steA gene encoding putative cytokinetic ring protein SteA translates to MSVTTTLSSLLSRNTSRPGVYGTARVDRDIDRLLRRVCPGDIVVLDVLDLDRITADALVDAEIAAVVNASPSVSGRYPNLGPEVLLANGVTLIDETGTDVFKKVKDGSKVRLYNGGVYAGDRRLIRGTERTDEEIATLMQEAKSGLVSHLEAFAGNTIEFIRSESPLLIDGIGIPDVDIELRRRHVVVVADEDDAADDLKRLKPFIKEYQPVLIGVGTGADVLRKAGYRPQLIVGDPSNLSDEVLKSGAQVVLPADADGHAPGLERIQDLGVGAMTFPAAGSPADLALLLADHHGAALLVTAGHRANIETFFDRTRQHSNPSTFLTRLRVGEKVVDAKAVATLYHNRISGGAIALLILTMLLSVIAALWVSRTDTVVLHWVATYWNHFFLWLQHWIH